A portion of the Camelus ferus isolate YT-003-E chromosome 16, BCGSAC_Cfer_1.0, whole genome shotgun sequence genome contains these proteins:
- the ZACN gene encoding zinc-activated ligand-gated ion channel, with protein sequence MMALWLLLHLTFLRLATTQSFAQEHGFGALGPRSWSNLNLRFSVWPSFNLSSPQEFQEIIQIPNNGSAPLLVDVQVFVSNVFNVDILRYTLSSKLLLRLSWLDTRLAWNSTGHQLGTVTLPWDSLWTPGLVIREALWVNWQDQNPRARVDQDGHVELYLALTTETNCDFELFHFPRDQNECKLSFFTLSNTVMELEFRARVVNEIVSVKREYVVQDMTAQTPSQQLVPCFEVTLSVQNTALKAIIALLVPGQALLLADLCGGLLPLGTERTAYKVTLLLSYLVFHSSLVQSLPSSSSCNPLLIYYFTALLLLLCVSTTETVLLAGLLARENLRAESSPSSAPRGEQQDCGNPGHSPEEALRGVKGSRRSQAEFADHIFFLVYVAGVMCGQCIFAGLWKWVTCQADPAPGEAAQHGGQPKL encoded by the exons ATGATGGCCCTTTGGCTGCTACTTCATCTTACCTTCCTCAGGCTCGCAACCACTCAGTCCTTCGCCCAGGAGCATGGCTTTGGTGCACTGGGCCCCAGGTCATGGAGTAACCTCAACCTCCGTTTCTCAGTCTGGCCATCCTTCAACCTCAGCTCACCCCAGGAGTTTCAGGAAATCATCCAGATTCCGAACAACGGAAGTGCGCCCCTGCTTGTGGATGTGCAAGTGTTCGTGTCAAACGTGTTTAATGTG GACATCCTGCGGTACACATTGTCCTCCAAGCTGCTGCTTCGGCTG TCTTGGCTGGACACTCGCCTGGCCTGGAATTCTACTGGGCACCAGCTGGGCACAGTCACATTGCCCTGGGACTCACTCTGGACGCCGGGACTCGTTATCCGGGAGGC GCTCTGGGTGAACTGGCAGGACCAGAACCCGCGGGCCCGGGTGGACCAGGATGGCCACGTCGAGCTCTACCTGGCCCTCACCACGGAAACCAACTGTGACTTTGAGCTCTTCCACTTCCCCAGAGACCAGAACGAATGCAAGCTCAGCTTCTTCACTCTCAGCAACACTG TGATGGAGCTGGAGTTCCGAGCCAGAGTGGTGAATGAGATCGTGAGTGTCAAGAGGGAATATGTAGTTCAGGACATGACAGCTCAGACCCCATCCCAGCAGCTGGTGCCCTGCTTTGAGGTGACG TTGAGCGTGCAGAACACAGCGCTGAAGGCCATCATAGCGCTACTGGTTCCCGGGCAGGCGCTGCTGCTGGCTGACTTGTGCGGGGGGCTGCTGCCCCTTGGGACTGAGCGCACTGCCTACAAGGTGACCCTGCTGCTGAGCTACCTGGTCTTCCACTCCTCCCTGGTGCAgtccctgcccagctcctcctcttGCAACCCGCTGCTCA tttacTACTTCAccgccctgctgctgctgctctgtgtcAGCACCACCGAGACCGTGCTGTTGGCTGGGCTGCTGGCCAGGGAAAACCTCAGGGCTGAGAgcagccccagctcagccccgaGGGGAGAGCAGCAAGACTGCGGGAACCCAGGGCATAGTCCTGAAg AAGCCCTCAGAGGAGTAAAGGGGTCAAGGAGGAGCCAGGCTGAGTTTGCCGACCACATCTTCTTCCTGGTGTATGTGGCGGGGGTGATGTGTGGCCAGTGCATCTTTGCTGGCCTCTGGAAGTGGGTGACGTGCCAGGCTGACCCAGCCCCTGGAGAAGCCGCACAGCACGGCGGGCAGCCCAAGCTGTAA
- the GALR2 gene encoding LOW QUALITY PROTEIN: galanin receptor type 2 (The sequence of the model RefSeq protein was modified relative to this genomic sequence to represent the inferred CDS: inserted 1 base in 1 codon), with protein MQVPVVGPSITPVSARQVSSPLSPAQPRPGGWSVPTTREGRRAGTSAALRPRDGLPVPWPGRAGAAGQPFPQSGGGSSHPAAARSSPWPQRTPFFCPSRSEAHSACSSPELSWALRRLEPPELRAPQDTDGCRSPGSLGCGGIMNGSGGLDTEDASEAAGAGSWQPEAVIVPVLFALIFFVGTVGNALVLAVLLRGGQAVSTTNLFILNLGVADLCFIVCCVPFQATIYTLDGWVFGSLLCKAVHFFIFLTMHASSFTLAAVSLDRYLAIRYPLHSRELRTPRNALAAISFIWGLSLLFSGPYLSYYRQSRLANLTVCHPAWSAPRRRAMDLCTFVFSYVLPVLVLGLTYARTLRYLWRAVDPVAASSGARRAKRKVTRMIIIVAALFCLCWMPHHTLILCVWFGRFPLTRATYALRILSHLVSYANSCVNPIVYALVSKHFRKGFRKICAGLLRRAPRRASGRVCVAVQGAHGSSVLERESTDLTHVSEVAGXLFPCTGASQRPALEPGPQPVLRDQNARKGILTVNVT; from the exons ATGCAGGTCCCGGTGGTCGGTCCCTCCATTACTCCAGTGTCTGCTCGGCAGGTCAGTTCACCGCTCAGCCCGGCACAGCCCAGACCTGGAGGCTGGAGCGTGCCGACGACGCGGGAGGGCCGGCGGGCAGGCACAAGTGCGGCCCTCCGTCCCCGGGATGGGTTGCCTGTGCCGTGGCCGGGACGCGCGGGAGCCGCTGGACAGCCCTTCCCCCAGAGCGGCGGGGGATCATCCCACCCTGCGGCTGCTCGCTCCTCCCCCTGGCCCCAGCGCACCCCCTTCTTCTGCCCCAGCCGCAGCGAGGCTCACTCCGCCTGCAGCTCCCCGGAGTTGAGCTGGGCTCTGCGGCGGCTGGAGCCGCCGGAGCTGCGCGCTCCCCAGGACACAGACGGCTGCAGAAGCCCTGGCAGCCTCGGGTGCGGCGGCATCATGAATGGCTCGGGTGGCCTGGATACTGAGGACGCGAGCGAGGCGGCCGGCGCGGGGAGCTGGCAGCCGGAGGCAGTCATCGTGCCTGTGCTATTTGCGCTCATCTTCTTCGTGGGCACCGTGGGCAACGCACTGGTGCTGGCCGTGCTACTGCGCGGCGGCCAGGCGGTCAGCACCACCAACCTGTTCATCCTCAACCTGGGCGTGGCCGACCTGTGTTTCATCGTGTGCTGCGTGCCCTTCCAGGCCACCATCTACACCCTGGACGGCTGGGTGTTCGGCTCGCTGCTCTGCAAAGCCGTCCACTTCTTCATCTTCCTCACCATGCACGCCAGCAGTTTCACGCTGGCCGCTGTCTCCCTGGACAG GTATCTGGCCATCCGATACCCGCTGCACTCTCGCGAGCTGCGCACGCCTCGCAACGCGCTGGCGGCCATCTCGTTCATCTGGGGGCTATCGCTGCTCTTCTCCGGGCCCTACCTGAGTTACTACCGCCAGTCGAGGCTGGCCAACCTGACCGTGTGCCACCCGGCGTGGAGCGCGCCTCGCCGCCGCGCCATGGACCTCTGCACTTTTGTCTTCAGCTACGTGCTCCCCGTGCTGGTGCTCGGCCTGACGTACGCGCGCACCCTGCGCTACCTCTGGCGCGCCGTCGACCCGGTGGCCGCCAGCTCGGGCGCCCGGCGGGCCAAGCGCAAGGTGACGCGTATGATCATCATCGTGGCCGCACTCTTCTGCCTTTGTTGGATGCCTCACCACACGCTTATCCTTTGCGTGTGGTTCGGCCGCTTCCCTCTTACGCGCGCCACCTACGCGCTGCGTATCCTCTCGCACCTAGTCTCCTACGCCAACTCCTGCGTCAACCCCATCGTTTACGCTCTGGTCTCCAAGCACTTCCGCAAGGGCTTCCGCAAGATCTGTGCGGGCTTGCTGCGCCGCGCCCCGCGCAGAGCCTCTGGCCGCGTGTGCGTCGCGGTCCAGGGCGCCCACGGCAGCAGCGTGTTGGAGCGCGAGTCCACCGACCTAACGCACGTGAGCGAGGTGGCCG CCCTCTTTCCCTGCACCGGCGCCTCTCAGCGGCCAGCCCTCGAACCTGGTCCCCAGCCTGTCCTGCGGGACCAAAATGCCCGCAAAGGCATCCTGACAGTTAATGTGACCTGA